The Raphanus sativus cultivar WK10039 chromosome 2, ASM80110v3, whole genome shotgun sequence DNA segment AAGACACTCTACTTCAATGCTGAAAGTGGCTTCCTTACAAAGCAACCTGGTCAATGGTCTAGTGATCATGGAGAAGTCTTTgatgaacctcctgtagaaaccagcatgTCCAAGAAAACTTCTGATATCTTTCACTGTCTTAGGTGGAGGCAAACTGACCATAACCTCAATCTTAGCCTTGTCCACTTCAATTCCCTTCTCTGAAATCTTGTGCCCAAGCACAATCCCTTCtttgaccatgaagtggcacttctcccagttcagcacaaggttggtgtcttcacatctctgtaggaccctgcacaaatttgacaaacaagcAGAGAACGAAGATCCATAGACAGAGAAATCATCCATAAACACCTCCACAACATCCTCAATAAGATCAGAGAAAATTGACATCATGCACCTTTGGAAGGTGGCTGGAGCATTacatagtccaaatggcattcttCGATAGGCGAAGGTACCATAAGGACATGTGAATGTCGTTTTCTCTTGATCATGGGGGTGTATGGGGATTTGGAAGAAACCTGAATACCcatcaagaaaacaatagaaTGGATAATTAGCAAGTCTCTCAAGCATCTGATCAATAAatggcaatggaaaatgatcTTTTCGAGATGCAGAGTTCAGTTTTctgtaatcaatacacattctaTGACCTGTGACAGTTCTTGTTGGTATCAATTCATCTTTGTCGTTTTTaatcacagtgatcccacctttctttggGACAACATGCACAGGAGATACCCACTTTGAATCGGAAATAGGGTAAATAACCCCAACATCTAAGAGCTTAAGAATCTCCTTCTTTACAACATCCTTCAGGTTAGGATTTAACCTTCTTTGATGCTCGATAGAGGTCATTGATTCATCCTCTAGATGTATCCTATGCATGCACAAAGATGGTGAAATTCCTTTGATGTCATCAAGTGAGTAACCTATTGCTTTTCTAAACCTTTTAAGTGTTTTCAAAAGTTCAGACAATTCAGTTTCAGTAAGTTCActactcacaatgacaggataggTTTCATTGGgaccaagaaatgcataccttaCACCATGGGGAAGAGGTTTTAGTTCCACCTTAGGCGCCTTAAGCTCACTCCAGTCATCTTGCTGGATGTCTTCATGTTGAGTGACTGCAGCCTCTTGATGAAACTCCTGTGGCAACTCCTCAAACTGATCCTTGCTATTAAATCCCTTGTGTGAATCCAGCATCAGTCCATATGCAGTACTAGCCAGGTTCtcaaccacttcatcatctctctTAATGGTAAGGACATGCTGTAAAAGATCCTCTATTGATAGCTCTTCAAGGAGCTCATCAGCAAGAGCATCCATCTCATCTATGTAGAAGATTTGTGCCTGCATGACTGGTCTCTTCATCacctccttgatgtcaaagtggagaatGTTCCCTTTACCCAAATGGAGATCgatcttgccttctttcacattaACAATAGCTCCTGCTATGGCTAAGAAAGGTCTACCAAGGATCAAGggatcttgagcttcttcaccCATCTCAAGCACCACAAAGTCTGTAGGGATCTCACAATTTCCTACCATCACTGGAAGGTCCTCTAAGATACCAACAGGATACTTCACCGAACGATCAGctaacaccagagagagtctacacttcttgtactgagtgaaACCAAGCTTCTTAGCAACAGACAAAGACATCAAGCtcacactagctcccaaatcgcagagaaaCTTTTCAAACATCAtgggtccaagagcacaaggaaGTGTAAAGCATCCTGGGTCCTCTAGCTTCTTTGGaacatcaagcctctgaatTATGGCATTGCGCTCATGAGTGAGAATCATCATACcttccatctctttcttcttttatgCCACGACATCTTTCaggaacttgctgtattgaggaaccagcatgaaagcatcaatgattgGCATTGTGATCTGAAcctcactcatctgcttctcaaacagaGCTTTGTACTTCTCCAGCAACTGCTTCTTGAacctaccagggaatggaagttTGGGTTCATAAGGAGGAGGGACAAAAGCATTCTCCTTTGCTGGAAGAACAACTTCACCATCTTTTACagtcttcttctcctctccaatctttcctttacccttagcttccacaatcttctccaagacctCATCATtagtcttctcatcaacaataacCACCtcatcatctatgttgatggccACCCCCTCACCTAGTTTCTCAGCATCATTGGTGAGAGTTCTAGGAGGTAACTCCTTACCACTCCAAAGTGTGATAGCTTTGGCATCCTTGGGATTCTGCTCAGGTTTTCCAGGTAGAGAGCCTTGTTGGCGATTTTGCTGAGTGTTCATGGAAGCAAATTGGTTCTCCAAAGCtctgaacttgttgttgagatcattgtagctcccatcaatcttgttgTGAAGGTTTTTCAGCTCATAACtaacatgcttctcacttctagtctgtgactccaagatttttttcagaagtgcatcagtgctgctctcttgGGGTGTAGAGCTAGATGGAGCAGGCTGCTGTTGAGAAGAGTGCTGCCCTTGGTTGGAAAAACCAGGAGGAGGGTTTTGCTTTTGCTGATAGCCACCTTGCTGGTTGTTCCTAGGCTGATATCCATTCTGCTGGTTGTTAGAATAAGGTCTCTGCTgatagttgttgtactgaaagtttgGCTCTTTCTTGTACCAAGTATCATTGTTGTTGATAAAACACAGCTCTTCCTGACCTTCCAGAccatcaacctcattgacagcaGCTGGTATCTCGTGTTGtgggttaccaacaaagttcaTCTGAGCTTGAGAAGCTTTATCAGCAATGAGGATGTCAATCTTGTCCTGCAAAGCCTTTATCTCTTTTCTTGTCTGCTTGTCTGCGGACCTATCAGCTCTGTCATGATCCCCACTGTAGACAACATCACTCTTGACCATGTTTTCAACAAGTTTCCCTGCCTCTTCTTCTGTTCTGTCCAAGAAGTTCCCATTACTTGCAGTATCCAATCTTGCTCTGTACTCAGGTAAGGcccctctgtagaatgtgctaaGCAAGCTTCCCTTGTTGAAACCGTGGTGTGGGCATTGAGCTAGGTAGCCATTGAACATTTCCcatgcttcactgaatccttccaagttctgcTGCTTGAATCCGGAAATCTCATTCCTGTAGTCAGCTGTCTTGGAAGTAGAGAAAAATTTCTCTAGGAAAGCTTTCTTGTAGTcatcccaagtggtgatggagctGCTTGgcagagacttctcccactgacgtgccttgTCCCCCAAAGAAAAAGGGAAAAGCTTGAGCTTGAAAGCATCATCTGATACACCATTGATTTTGGATAGACCACAATATCTATCAAAACTGTCCAAGTGGTCGAATGGGTTCTCTGCAGCcaggccatgaaacttgttgttCTCAATCTGGTTCAGCaaccctgacttgatctcaaagttgtttgctgccacagctggtgctctgaTTCCTAACAGGTGGCCATGGTTAGTTGGACGGTCATAGGCACCAATAGGTCGAGCTGGTGGGGCGTTTTCGCCGCCATTCGCTTGTGGGTCAGCCATTTCAATGTTCGGATCCTGTatgtgagcctgttgctcctcttctcttctttttctagcacactcccTCTCTAAAGCTCGGATGTCTGCTGCTCGTGGAACTAGGTTTGTTGGACCcctgctcctcaagttcatacacctgcaGATCAAAAGGGAATTGAAAAAGGAGAATCAGTAATCAGCAAAGTGAAAATgatttagtctcaagcaagctactaaatctcaatgttcaaatctactcagaatttggcaacggcgccaatttgatgttagtatagtggtaagtattcccgcctgtcacgcgggtgacccgggttcgatccccggcaacggcgtcaatttgatgttaggagttttgaggctcctaagtcaaatgatagtaaaatAGAAGTAaaatgtcgaaccagttctgagggatttcaagcactaagaatgcaagcacttacttaatctaaatgcaaccaatgatttaaaatgatttcagaaTCAAATAACTACTATGATGACAAGATAGAAATAAAGAGCAGTAAATGAATGACTttcttaaatatgataaaagagaactcatgggcaTGGGAATATGATTTCGGGTGATCAAGTATCAATCAAAGATGACAAATGATGAATCAGACAAATgaccttaagcctaaacacaatcctaagcaagctctatatctagatgaatgctcatttgctaacacatctcaaacatcaaatctctttggctgaatgatatgaaagcaatcattaagaacATGTTTATTAGCTATCCTAATACTCTTAACAAtaaatatctttggcaagatgCATTAAGAGCCTAGCAGAGTTGTCTCGGACATTTCAaaaaacaccttttgggtgggaaatgtctagaggtCAACTTTCGAATGATCAGAACAAAAGAGGCtgtaagatcactctactagcaaggcttGAGACTGAACTACACTAAAAACATCCTTgatctaacctaatcaccctagtctccctaacccatgaattcaaaagggaactactcactaatcttcatgttaaaccttaaacccatactggatttcagattaaacatgtagatgaacacaggaaatcaataagaaatcaataataagagaacaatgaatccaaaagatgaactttccaagagtattttgtggtttttctcttcaacaaaagataaattgcccaaaagtggctacaatcagtcttaaacttaggttttcaGAGTGCCAAAACGACATAAGTAATTGCAAATAGGTCcttgaattaaaaagaaatcgcAAATAAGAAACACGCAGCGACCTCCGCAGGTCGCTCCAGCACGTCGCTCTGGCCCTTGGGAGCGACCTCGGAtggtcgctgcgaggggtcgctccggggtattttcttcgtcttcgagtcgtgtaaagccgagcgacttggagtggtcgctctagctttggtcgtcaaggtcgctccggctggagcgaggtctcacagcgacctctgcaggtcgctccaggctcctctcgtccaatcatcctccttttcacatcttttgagctccaaatgcatcccaatgtctccaaaagctccataagatgctccaatacctgataaggactcatgtatgcaaaatgcaacctacaCATGGCTAGAATCTAACCtacatgatgaaaatgcatgaaAAGGAATGAGTGAAACAATGCAATTATGCAAGACATCACCAACTGAAAATGAGTTTATACACTAAATATTTAGTTGTGAACGAAGGTTCCTACAAATGCACAATTAATCAATAACATATCAAAACAACCATAATTTAAAACACGCACATACTCGTAGAAAATGCAaatcttagagcatctccaaaaaatctttataacttcagatatataattttttggtttccaaaaaaaagttttcaaaacttcaaatttagagttttgagtagtgaaattttttatttgcattttggtcTCTACAATTAATTACACATcacatttatgattcttaaatattttttttgtttatcgcTTTAGTCTTTAACTTTTTATGTCTCATAAttatttcagatttatttttataaatttaagttttacacataaactaaacaaaataaaatttatattattttaaaactagaattagacaacaagaatattaccaaaaacttaataaaatattcttaaaaggtaaatgaaaacaaaaattatgacacatttaaatattataacaaCACTAATTGTCTGGTATATTTTCTATGGAACCTCCAAAATCTCTAAAACATTGTCCAAACAAATTTTGTGTAACCGAAGATGGAGCATTCCGAAAATAATTTTTGGCAAAAATGCCATATTTTTCTTGTGTTTCaatattaaattatgtatttttataattttatattgtaatgtaagattttagtaattaatgttattgtaatatgttttatatatgttctacttatt contains these protein-coding regions:
- the LOC108838444 gene encoding uncharacterized protein LOC108838444; its protein translation is MNLRSRGPTNLVPRAADIRALERECARKRREEEQQAHIQDPNIEMADPQANGGENAPPARPIGAYDRPTNHGHLLGIRAPAVAANNFEIKSGLLNQIENNKFHGLAAENPFDHLDSFDRYCGLSKINGVSDDAFKLKLFPFSLGDKARQWEKSLPSSSITTWDDYKKAFLEKFFSTSKTADYRNEISGFKQQNLEGFSEAWEMFNGYLAQCPHHGFNKGSLLSTFYRGALPEYRARLDTASNGNFLDRTEEEAGKLVENMVKSDVVYSGDHDRADRSADKQTRKEIKALQDKIDILIADKASQAQMNFVGNPQHEIPAAVNEVDGLEGQEELCFINNNDTWYKKEPNFQYNNYQQRPYSNNQQNGYQPRNNQQGGYQQKQNPPPGFSNQGQHSSQQQPAPSSSTPQESSTDIDGSYNDLNNKFRALENQFASMNTQQNRQQGSLPGKPEQNPKDAKAITLWSGKELPPRTLTNDAEKLGEGVAINIDDEVVIVDEKTNDEENAFVPPPYEPKLPFPGRFKKQLLEKYKALFEKQMSEVQITMPIIDAFMLVPQYSKFLKDVVA